GTGAAGTACTTCGCGAGGGCCTCGCCGGTGCCTTCGGCGAGGGTGTACTCGTGCTCCTGGGCCTGCTGCTGGACGATCCGCAGGAGTTCGCCCGGCTGGTAGTCGCCGAAGGTGATGGTCCGGGAGAAGCGGGACGCCACACCGGGGTTGACGGTGAGGAACCGCTCCATCTCCTGGGTGTACCCGGCGACGATCACCACCACGGCGTCGCGGTGGTCCTCCATCAGCTTGACCAGCGTGTCGATGGCCTCCCGCCCGAAGTCCCGGCCGGAGTCCTCGGGGGAGAGGGCGTACGCCTCGTCCACGAAGAGCACCCCGCCACGGGCCCGGTCGAACGCCTCCTGGGTGCGGATGGCGGTCGAGCCGATGTGTTCGCCGACCAGGTCCACCCGGGAGACCTCGACCAGGTGGCCCCGCTCCAGTACGCCGAGGGAGGCCAGGATCTCGCCGTACAACCGGGCCACCGTGGTCTTCCCGGTGCCGGGGGAGCCGGTGAAGACCAGATGGCGGCGGACGGAGGCGGCCTTGAGCCCCGCCCGCTGCCGTCGGCGGCCCACCTCGATCATGTCGGTGAGCGCGCGGACCTCCCGCTTGACGCTGTCCAGGCCCACCAGCGCGTCCAGTTCGCCGAGGACGGCTTCGGAGTCGCGGACCGGTTCGGCCGGCGGATCGGGCACGGGCGCGGCGGACGGCGCCGCGGCGCGTGGCGCGGGCATCGAGCCGAGCAGCACCGGCGCCGCCTGCGTCGCGGTGAGTACGGGCGCGGCGGGGGCGGCGGCGGGCCCGCGCAGGGCGCTCTCGTCGCTGGAGCAGTCCTCCACGACCGGTCCCGCGCCGCCCGATCCGTCGGGGGAGGTGCCCTCGGGGAGCTCGTAACCGCCCCGCGCGCACCGCTCGGTACGGCACCGGGTGAGGGTGGTGCGGCACCCGTCCATCACGTGGAAGCCGTACCCCTCGCTGCCGGTCACCCGGCAGCCGTGGAAGGTACCCCGGCCCTCGGCGGAGACGTAGAAACCGGCCTCGGCCGGCGAGGTCACCGTGCACCGCTCGATGGTGGGGTCGGCGCCCTTGGTGACGATGACACCGGTCTGCGCCGCGTCGATGGTGCAGTTGTTGAGAGTGCCGCCGCTGCCGTGGTCCCGGAACCAGGCGCCGGTGGACGCCTCCCGGATGCGGCAGTCGTCCAGCTGCGCGGTGGCTCCGTCGCTCACGGAGACGGCGGTGTTGCGGATCTGGGTGAGATCGCTGTCCACCACGTCGGCGCGGGAACCGCGGTCGAGGACGAACAGGGCGTCGGGCACGTCGTGGACGCGGCAGGCGTCGAGTATCACCGTGGCGCCGTCGCTGACCCAGACGGCCGGGTAGTCACCCGTACTGTCGTGGATCTCGCACTGGTTGGCGTCGACCCGGGTACCGGGGTCCCACACCGAGAGCCCGTTGCGGCCGAACCGCCGGACCGTGGAACGGGTCAGCGTCAGCACCGAACGGGAACGCAGGTCGATCGCGTTCTCCGGGATGTCGTGGATGTCGCAGTCGGCGAGCGTCAGCACGGCGTCGGTGTCGAGCGTGATGCCGTCGCCGGAGGTGCGGTGCACGGTGCAGTCGGTGAGATGGGCGGAGGCGCGCGCGGTCACCTGGACCCCGCTGCCCTTGACCTCGTACACCTCGCAGCCCACGGCCTCCAGCCCGCTGCCCTCGCCGGTCACGCTCAGCCCCGAGCCGGAGGCGTGGTGGACGCGGCAGCGGTCGAGCCGGGGGTGGGCGCCGTCGCGCACCGACACGCCGGACTGCCCCGCCGAGACGACCTCGCACTCCTCGAACACACCGCCCGCGCCGTCCAGGACCGCGATCCCGACCCCCGCCGGGTTGTCGACGGTGCACCGCCGCACGGTGGGGCGACCGGCGCCGCGTACCTCGATCCCGGACGCAGAGCGCGTCACTATCCGCAGGTCCACGAGGTCGGGGGCGCCTGCCTCCACCAGCACCGCCGGGGCCGCCGAGTCCTGGCCCTCCACGTGCAGGTCCTGGATGACGGCGGAAGCCCGCACGGTGAGCGGCACGCCGTCCACCGGTGCGATGCGGACCGAACCGACGGCCCCTTCGGGACCGCGCAGCGTGACCGCGCGCTGGACGACGAGATTCTCCCGGTACGTTCCCGGAGCGATCGTGAGGACATCGCCCTCGGCCGCCGCTTCCAGGGCCGCGCCGAGCGAGGGGTACTCGCCGGTGCGGCGCCGCCATCGCGATGTGCCGGTGTGCGTCACCTGGACCGTGCCCTGTGCCATGGCGCTGTTCTGCCCCCACCTCGTGCTGTGTGCGATCCCTCGTGTCCGTGCGCACGGTCGTGCGACCGCGAGGTGCCGTCGGCCTTTCGACGACGGCGCTGGCGGGTCCGCCCTGCCGAGGGGAAGGGCGGGCCGGTCCACCGTAGCGCGCGCGGCGGGCGGCAGTTGACGACTCCGTCCCCCACCTCGCCGAAGTGGGGCCCCGGACAAGGCCGTCGGCCCGGTCCGGAGCGCGGTTCACCGATACCGGGAGCCTGTTGCGGACGATGGTCCCGAGGCCGTACGGGGAACCTCGCGGGGTGCTCGGGAATCGTTCGGGGCGCTGTCGGCGAGCCGCTCAGGAGCCCGTTCCGGTTCTGCCCCAGTCGGGGCCCGCCGTCGCCCAGGCCCGGTCCAGTCGCTCGTACCGCCGTCGCACCATGCACCGCACCACGGTCCGCCGGACCGCCTCCACGACTCCGGCCGTCAACCCGAACGCACCGGCCCCGGCCAGGCCCGCATGTATGTGCGCGGTGGGCACGTCCATGGGGCGCGGAGCGACAGCGCCGCGGTCGTCGATCCATATCAGCACCCGCTCACCGGGCTCGCGCACACGCGCCGCGGTCGGGACCGCGCCGTGCCGCTCACCGCCGTCCGGGGCCTTCCACCTCGCCGTCACCGTCTGCCGGGTCGCGGGGCCGGCGCCGCTCTCCGGGTCACCGGCGAACGCGGCCGGGCCCGCGGACACGCTCAGCACGACCCCGCTCGTCCGGTGGCGGTGCGCCTGCTGCTCCCGGATCGTGTCGCGCAGCGCCGAATCGGTGAGCAGTCCGCAGAGACAGCCGACGGCGGGCGCGACGACCACCACGAGGAGGAGGGCGCAGAGCGCCAGCCACGCCTCGCGGCGGTCCGTTCCCCGGCAC
The DNA window shown above is from Streptomyces sp. NBC_00247 and carries:
- a CDS encoding right-handed parallel beta-helix repeat-containing protein, which encodes MAQGTVQVTHTGTSRWRRRTGEYPSLGAALEAAAEGDVLTIAPGTYRENLVVQRAVTLRGPEGAVGSVRIAPVDGVPLTVRASAVIQDLHVEGQDSAAPAVLVEAGAPDLVDLRIVTRSASGIEVRGAGRPTVRRCTVDNPAGVGIAVLDGAGGVFEECEVVSAGQSGVSVRDGAHPRLDRCRVHHASGSGLSVTGEGSGLEAVGCEVYEVKGSGVQVTARASAHLTDCTVHRTSGDGITLDTDAVLTLADCDIHDIPENAIDLRSRSVLTLTRSTVRRFGRNGLSVWDPGTRVDANQCEIHDSTGDYPAVWVSDGATVILDACRVHDVPDALFVLDRGSRADVVDSDLTQIRNTAVSVSDGATAQLDDCRIREASTGAWFRDHGSGGTLNNCTIDAAQTGVIVTKGADPTIERCTVTSPAEAGFYVSAEGRGTFHGCRVTGSEGYGFHVMDGCRTTLTRCRTERCARGGYELPEGTSPDGSGGAGPVVEDCSSDESALRGPAAAPAAPVLTATQAAPVLLGSMPAPRAAAPSAAPVPDPPAEPVRDSEAVLGELDALVGLDSVKREVRALTDMIEVGRRRQRAGLKAASVRRHLVFTGSPGTGKTTVARLYGEILASLGVLERGHLVEVSRVDLVGEHIGSTAIRTQEAFDRARGGVLFVDEAYALSPEDSGRDFGREAIDTLVKLMEDHRDAVVVIVAGYTQEMERFLTVNPGVASRFSRTITFGDYQPGELLRIVQQQAQEHEYTLAEGTGEALAKYFTELPKGPAFGNGRTARQTFESMVERHAGRVAQFTETSTDDLTLLYPEDLPELP
- a CDS encoding Rv1733c family protein encodes the protein MSERFADDREQSGSASALGVVVRRLSALPRSAHERFGQCVTKGAKGARAVRAVWGVWRWRHNPLCRGTDRREAWLALCALLLVVVVAPAVGCLCGLLTDSALRDTIREQQAHRHRTSGVVLSVSAGPAAFAGDPESGAGPATRQTVTARWKAPDGGERHGAVPTAARVREPGERVLIWIDDRGAVAPRPMDVPTAHIHAGLAGAGAFGLTAGVVEAVRRTVVRCMVRRRYERLDRAWATAGPDWGRTGTGS